AGCTTTACCGGTTCCCACTTTTTTATTTCCTTTCCTTCCGGGTCTACAACCCGGTTAACCAATAAAGGCTTCATCATTACACCATTATTTGCAACACTAGAGGCCAACATCGCCATATGAAGCGGTGTCACCAGCATTTTGCCCTGTCCTATGGCTACTGCTGCCATATCTGTCTTTCCCATGTTGTCATAAGGAAAAACACTCTTTTTAAAAGGAATATCAAAGGATATGCTTTTTCCTATTCCGATTTTTTGTGCCATATCCCTTATATTTTTTTCCCCAAGCTTCACACCAATCTGAGAAAACGCCACATTACTTGAAACAACAAGTGCCTTTTCCAGGTCAATTTTACCATAAGCCTTCTTATTGCTATTATCAAAGTTCTTGCCGTCAATCCTTACAGTTCCCCTGTCATCAAAGGTCAGGCCTTCCAAACCGTTCTCCAGTGCTGAAGCGGCTATAGCAACCTTAAAGGTTGAGCCAGGTGCATAGAGGCCTTGGGTAGCCCTTGGAAGAAAAGGACTGTCTTCGGAATCAACAAGCTCTTTCCACTTTTCTGTAAGGGCACGGTTATTCGGGTCGAAGCCTGGCTTACTCACCATGGCTAAAACACCTCCTGTTCTGGGGTTCATGGCCACAACAGCTCCATTTTTTGCTCCCATCAGGTCATTTGCAAGCTTTTGGAGGTTATGGTCAATGGTAAGGCACATGTTGTTGCCCACCTTTTTACCCTGCAGCAGGCTGCTGTTGATACCCATAACAGACCTTAATTCACTTATATCCAATAAATAGTTGTTATACTTTTCTTCAATAAGTGCCCTCCCGTAAACCTCCGAATTATAGCCTATGACATGGCTGTATAGACTGCCATATGGATACTTTCTTTGCCACTTGCCCTTTACATCAGTACTTTCCGCTAATATCCTGCCATTTGCATCATATATGTTTCCCCTTTTGGTATTGTCTTCTTTAAGCTGCAGCCTCCTGTTATAAGGGCTGGACTCTATCTTTTTCCCCGTAAAAAGCTGAAAATAAGTGAGGTAAACCATAAGGCTAAAGAAAATTGTGCATATAAATACCAGAATATGAATTATCTTATTATTCCTATTCATTCTCTATGTCCTCCTCTCCGGAGTAAGACTCTTTAGATAGTGCCTGTAATATCCCTAAAGCAATAAATCCAGATGTCAGGGAACTTCCTCCGTAGCTTATGAACGGGAGGGTAATCCCTGTCAGTGGTATAAACTTTATTACCCCTCCTATTATTATGAATGTCTGAAAGCCAAACATAAGTGTAATACCCATTGCAACAAGCTTTTTAAACAAATCCTTAATGTATAGGGCTATTTTAAAGCCTCTATACACAAGCAAAAAATACAGAAGAATAACGGCAATTCCCCCAAATATGCCCATTTCCTCGCAAATAGCTGAAAAAATAAAATCTGTTTTTACTTCAGGTATCAGGTGAGGGTTGCCCAATCCTATCCCCCTTCCAAAAAATCCGCCTGCCCCTATGGCAAACATGGACTGGGTTATCTGGTATCCCTTTCCTGCGGCATCAACCCATGGATTGAGCCACATATCCACCCTGATTTTTATATGATGTACAAAAAAATATCCCCCGGCTGCACCGACAGCTGCAGCACCACCATTTAATAAAAGCAGCTTTATGTCATCATCAAAGGTGTATAATATCATGAAATAGATCAAAAACAGCAAAAGTGCCGTTCCCCATTCCTTTTGCAGCACCAGAAAGCCTATAAACGAGTAAACCATTATAAAAAACGCTATCTTGCTTAGGAGCTTGCCTTTATCGATTTTGTATTTTATGTTTATATCTCTAAAACTTACAACCAACTGCTCAGAGCTTTTGAAATAGCAGGCAATGGTCAGGATAAACAGTATCTTTATAATTTCTGAGGGCTGAAAGCTGTATCCTCCGATATATATCCAGTTTCTAGATCCATTGATGCTGCTTCCGATAAGCAGGGTTATTACAAATAACAGCATGGAAGCACTATAATAGTAAAACATCAACTTATCCCGGGTCTTTATCTTTCCATATATATAGTAGCTTACAAAAAACAGAGCTATTCCCACTACAAGCCACAAAATCTGCTTAAGCCCCAATTCCTGATCCAAGCGGTAAATCATTAAAACACCAAGGCTCGCAAGCATTGATACCACTAAAAATAGATACTCATCACCCATATTTTTTTTAGCAATAAAGAAATAGGACAGGCATATAAGTCCAGTAACAACAAGTCCTTCGATCAATACCATCTTGTCATAGGGCTTTTTATAATAATACAGAAGTCCGAATGCCACAATATTGGCTAATACCAGCATATTTACAGGACGTTTCAAGCTTAGAAACTTTAGCATCATACGCCTCCTTTATTCACCGCTTACAAATAGAAAGTCCACCTGCCCAATACGGATTTTATCACCATCTTTTAAGGGTTGCCTAATGTTCTTTAAATCTTTTCCGTTGACAAAGGTACCGTTTGTGCTACCGAGATCCTCAATAAAGTACTTACCGTCCTTTATTGAAAACCTGGCATGCCTGGTAGACATATATGGATCCTTAACAGCTATTTTGTTTTTAGATGATCTTCCTATATCGACATCTTTGCCTAGCATATAGATTTCTTCCACCTTAAAATCAAAATGCTCTCTTATGTTTATGAGCTTAAGATATGGGGTATTTTTCTTAATCTGGAAGTTCTGACTACTGGCTGATTTAATATCCAGATAAATCAGGCGTATCACACCATAAATAAATAGATATATAACAGTAACAAATATATATTTCAGCAAAGAAGAAAGTATCTCAAACACTATTAAATCCCTCCCGTACTATGACTTCACCAGAAAAATACTAAATTATAATCAATCGCCTCAAAGCATCTTCAAATCTTTCATCATCCTCTTTGGTCCTTTTTCTCGGGCCTGATACCCTGCCCTTTGACCGCCTGACTTTCTGAGAGATATGCCTTTCAAATAAAAGCCTATCAATATTGTCATTGGAATATATAAGTCCATTTTGGTTTAATGCGCTTGCACCCTTGGCTAAGGCCATGGCCGCTACACCAAAGTCCTGCGTCACAACAACATCTCCCTTGGAAACCTTGTTTATAAGGGCTATATCAACCGAATCCCTGCCTTGGTCCACTGTAACTGTAGTAGAATATCCATCGTCAATTATATGACTTGTATCAATAAACATGAACACTTTTATGTTTTTTTCTCTGGCTATTTTTATGATTATACTTTTAACCGGGCATGCATCCGCATCAACCAAAATATTCATTAAACCAACTGTCCTTTCCATGCTTGAAGCACACTACATCAAATGGGTACCCCTCTTTTGTCTTTTCCATTATTATAGCGTAAAATTTCCAGAAATATAAGGTATCATAATTATATTAAAGATTATATAACATAAATATAGTCAATATGTTATTTCTGGAACCTTTTCTTGGTGTTGAGTTCTGCTCCTAATTCTGCTATTCTTACATACAGGGAACTTGCTTATTTAAAGCTTTTTGGGCCAGTACCTCCCATTTTTGTAATCAACATCAAATCTCTTGATACATAAAAAGTTTTATTAGTATTACATTTTATATATTTTCAAGTGAGGTATATTATTTTTAATTATTGGGGGTTATTATGGAAACTATTTATCCATTGCTTTTGAATTTTTCCGCATTATTTATACAATGTATGGTGCTAGGTACTTTTGTTCTGTTTTTATTCAACAAAAAGGTATTGCGGAACAGGCTTTTGACGTTTTCTTTTATCAATACTATAGCAAACATACTGCCTATACTCCTGCTGCCAAGAACATCATATTCCGAAACGATTTTTATAGCCATATATTTTGCGTCCATGATATTACTGCTTAAATTTGTTTTAGGTTTGAGACTCTTATATGCAATATTAGGAACAGTTGTGGTGTTCCTGCTTTCAGCTATTGTACAATATATTGTTATGGCGATATTAAACTTCTCTCTCCAAGGTTTTGATTTATTCGCCTGGGCAGCCTCCTCTCCACTAAATTCATTTATCATAAGGCTTTTGGGAACTTTATTGGATTTATTGGCAGTGCTTATAATATACTACTTAAAAATAAAAATTCAAATACCTCAAGATATCTACAAGAAAAGAAAAATTGCAATAATACTAAACACTTTTATTATCGCAATCATAATAATACCTGATATTCTGTTTTTTGAAACAACACTAGATAAGATTCCCGGAGAATTGATAGTGTTTAACGCTGTCTCCGTCTTTATTCTTCTTATTCTCGGCACCTATAGTTCCATCAAATTCGGGGAACTGGAAACAGCGAAAAAGGAACTGGAATTCCAAAGGCTCTACAACAAAACCCTCGATGACTTGACAGATAACCTTAGGGGATTTAAGCACGAGTTCAATAACGTTTTATCCTGTATTCAAGGTTACCTTTATGTAGATGATGTGAATGGACTTAAGACATATTTATCCCAGATACAGAACGAAGCAAGGGTAATCAACAATATGGAGCCCCTAAATTCATATGTTAAGAATAATCCTGCAATTTACGGGCTTTTACTTTCAAAGGTATCCTATGCCCAGGTAAGAAATATTAACTTTAATGTACGTGTTTTTTCAAAAATGGATCCCCGCAATGTAAAGCTTCTGGATTTTTGCAAGCTGTTAGGGATACTGCTTGACAATGCTTTAGAGGCGGCAGCCGATTCAGACAAGAAGTATGTGGAGCTTTTAGTAAAGGAAGATAATCATTCCGGCTCCATGATTATCGAGATCATCAATTCATTTTCAGGGAGTCCCGATATAGAAAAAATCTTTGATAAAGGCTTTACTACTAAAGGAGAGCACAAAGGTTTCGGATTATGGGAGCTAAATAGAATTATAAACCAAAACAGCAGCAATGCAAAGCTAACTACAAGTATTTCCGGCAGCTTATTTATTCAGAAGATTGCAATTTTTTAAATCCAAAGGAGTTTCGGGCCCTAAACTCCTTTGAACTGATTTCTTTTTAATCATTCCTTAATTAAGGATTTTGGGGCTTTTGGCTGATATGACAAAAACGGGATACTTGCATAGCATGAGATTGATGCCACAAATGTGGCCATAACTCCAATTATTACACAGACAATAAACATCAGCCTTTTCTTCATAATTTAATCACCTCCCTCCACATTGAAAATCAATATGTCTATAGAGCTCAACACTCTTCAATTTCTCCGTTACTATGCAAGCAACCAAGAAGCTTGTACCCTAAGGGTGTTAATAACAATATAAATGGAATATTTGAAAACAATATGACACTGTACAAAACCATATCCAAATCGTATACTTTAAAAGATATGGCCAGAACAGCCACAGCAACAGCCCCAGAAGCCAACTTTCTGCAATATTTTATTCTTTTGCTAATGATAGGCTTTTCAAAGGTATCACCTGGTGCATAAGCGACCATTGCTAAAATATTTATAAAGAAAATGATAATGGCAGGAATGAAAGAAGTAATAACAAGGTATTTTGCCATAAATACCGCCCCGAAAAAAGTTAAATTGGATATTACAAAGCAACTGGTTCTTGTTTTTGCATGTGCCCCACCTGCAGCAATTCTCAGAGATCCGTATACAGAGAGAGAAACCACAACAGGTTTAATAACTCCCAACAAAGCAGCCAGCATAAAGAAAAAAGCCAATAACAGAGCATTATAAATAAGAATATCCAGCCCGTATTTAAGAGTTTCTTCCTTATCGCTATCAATTCCATCCATACTTCCCTTTAAAAAATCTACAATCTTAACGCATAAGTACTCAATCATAGAAACCCCTTAAGTATTGCAATGTTATAAGATTTTTATCGGGCTCTTTTATAAAAAAATTAACATAATTGTTTCATACTCACATTATTTATAATTGATAATTGTGTTATAATGTTGAATGCAATAAATCTGATTTTATGAGGGAGATAACAATTGGGCAAAAATCTATATATAACCGAAAAACCTTCTGTAGCAGCCAGCTTTGCGGATGTTCTCGGAGTAACCGTATCAAAAAGCGATAGGGCACGGGGTTATGCCGAGTCCGCTAATGCTATTATTTCATGGTGTTTTGGTCACCTTATCACAATGGCTTTTCCAGATGCTTATGATACAAAATACAAGGAATGGAAAGTAGAGCACCTGCCCATTATACCTGAAGAATACAAATATATAGTTATTGATGACAGCGGCGTTAAAAAACAGTTTGAAACAATCAAAAGCCTTATGTTACGGGAAGACGTGGATTATATTTACTCTTGCACCGACAGCGGTCGTGAGGGTGAATACATCTACAGATTGGTAGCAGCTCAGAGCGGATGCAGCAAGCCCTCTAAAAGGGTATGGATTTCATCACATACCGATGATTCTATTAAAAAAGGGATTGATGAGGCCAAAGACCTTTCTGCATATGATTCTCTTGGCATTTCTGCCTACAACAGGGCTATAGAGGACTGGCTTTTCGGAATGAACTTCAGCAGAATTTACACATGCCAGTATGGACGTATGCTGTCAAACCTCCTGAAAGAGGGTAAGTCCTCAGTAATAGCCATAGGAAGGGTCATGACCTGTGTCCTTGGGCTGGTTGTTGACAGAGAACTTGAGATACGAAATTTCGTACCCAAGATACATTATGGGGTTGTTGCAAACTTTACATCCAAGACCAGCAATATTGAGTACAAAGGCAAGTGGCAGCCTAAAAAACCTTCCAAAAAGAAGGAGGATAAGGATACTCAGGAGGAAGAAAAGTACATCACCAAGGAAGAGGCTGAAGAGCTTATTGAAAAGCTCAAGGATCATGAAGCAGCAGTAAAAAAAGTTGACATAAAGGTTAAAAATGAGCAGCCTCCACTTCTTTTTAACCTTGCAGAGCTGCAATCAGAAGCAAACAAAAAGTTTAAGCTTCCTGTTGACAGAACCCTTGAAATAGCACAAAGCCTTTATGAGAAAAAAATGATTTCCTACCCTAGGACAGACAGCAGGGTTATTTCAACAGATGTACTGACAGAGCTGCCAAAAATACTGAACGGCCTTTTTGCAAATTCCTCATACAAGGACATTGTAAAGAGAATAAAGGATTTTGGTGAGCTTAAAGTAAATAAATCCTCAAAACGGTTTGTAGATGACAGCAAAGTTACAGATCACTATGCCATAATTCCCACATATGTCACTACTGAGTTATCAAGGCTTGATAGCGATACAAAAAACGTATACAACCTCATCGTAAAGAGGTTCCTTGCTATATTTTATCCTCCAGCGGAGTTTAATACTGTAAAAGTTGAGACTGAGATAGCAGGAGAAATTTTTACAACCACTGCCAAAACATTAAAAGAGCCTGGATGGAAAGAGGTATATGAGGTTTCAACATCAAAGGACGAAGAAGATACCAGCAGTTCACCAATACACAAGCTGGTAAAAAAAGAGCCTTGCAGCGTAAACGGGTTTGATCTGGAAGAAAAGGAAACCAAGCCGCCTCCAAGGTACACAGACGGGTCACTTATTATAACCATGGAAAAGGCTGGTAAATTCATTGAAAACGAAGAACTGAGGGAGCAGATAAAAACCTGCGGCATAGGTACATCTGCTACAAGATCGGGTATTATAAAGAAGCTAAAGGATATCAAATATATAAATATTCACCCGAAGACTCAGGTTGTAACGCCTACACTAAAGGGTGAAGCAATAGTAGAGCTGGTACGCCTGACTGCAAAAGAGCTGTTAAATCCCTCCCTTACCGCAAGCTGGGAAAAAGGTCTTGTAATGCTGGAAAACAATGAAACTACCGAGGATATTTTCCGTGAAAAGCTCCATAATTATATAACAAGGACAATTGATAAAGTAAAAAGATGTAATACCGGCAAAATTAATATTATTAATATCGTTAAGGAATACTCCAATAAATAAAAAACAGCTCCATAATCCGCAATCACGGTGGTGGAGCTGTTTTACTGCTTTTATCAATCCATGCCCTTTAGCTTGCACTTTACCTCATACTGAACCAGTTCCGTTATTCTTGGCTCTTTACCACACAATGGACAAGACTCTCTTCTGGCCCAATTTACCTCTCTGAAGCTACTGGCAAGTGCATCAAAAGTAAGAATCCTTCCTGTTACATTCTCACCTATTCCCACAACCAGCTTAATAGCCTCTAAAGCCTGCATTGAGCCGATCACACCCGTTACGGCACCCAATATTCCCATATCGCTGCAGGTTGGCAGCACTCCATCCTCAGGGGGATAAGGGTAAAGGCATCTATAGCACGGAGTCTTTCCAGGGATTATAGTCATGAGAATACCGTCAAGGGCAACGGCAGCACCCTCTATAAGGGGCTTTTTCAAGAAATAACAGCAGTCGCTTATAAGATACCTGGCTGTAAAGTTGTCTGTGGCATCAATTACAACATCATATCCAGAAATAATATCCTGTACATTATCAATATCAATTCGGGTATTATGCTTTACAATCTTTATCTCCGGGTTAAGCTTAGTTATCTTTTCCTCACTGCTGTCCGTCTTTCTTTTTCCTATATCCTCCGTAAAGTGCAATACCTGTCTGTTAAGATTGGAAATTGTAACAGTGTCAAAATCCACAATTCCGATATTTCCAACACCTGCCGCTGCAAGATACAGGAGAACCGGAGAGCCCAGACCTCCGCTCCCCGCAACAAGTATTTTAGCCCTTTTAAGCTTCTCCTGTCCCTCTAATCCGAAACCATCCAGTATAAGCTGCCGTGAATACCTGAGGGCCTTATAATTTTCAGTTGTACTGTTTGTATTAGATTTATCCATGATACATCAGCCGCCCCCGATAAATTTTACAATTTCCAGGTTGTCTCCATCCTTTAAGGTAATCTCAGTCCACTTTCCCTTATCCGGGATTTCAAAATTGTACTCTACTACAACTATTTTAGGATCAACCCCTGCCGATTCCAGATAATCCTTTATGGAAAGCGACTTTTCCAACTCTATCTTTTTACCGTTTACTGTAACAGTGTACATGAAAATCCTCCTTTATTCGAAAGTCGGTCTTTCACCGCACATAATCTTGTTCATAGTCCTCACAGCACACATTTTACCGCACATTGTGCAGGAGTCTTCGATTTCCGGGACCGATGACTCTCTATATTTCCTTGGCTTTTCTTCGTCAATAGCCAGCTTGAACATTCCTTCCCAATCCAGGTTCTTTCTAGCAACACTCATCTTATAATCATGCTCCCTTGCACCCTTTACGCCTTTGGCTATATCAGCGGCATGAGCAGCAATTTTTGCAGCAATAATTCCTTCCTTCATATCATCCAGGTCAGGCAAACGAAGATGCTCTGCAGGAGTCACATAGCAAAGGAAATCTGCACCGCTGGCAGCAGCTATTGCTCCGCCGATTGCACTTGTTATGTGGTCATAGCCGGGTGCAATATCGGTTACCAGTGGCCCTAGCACATAGAATGGAGCATTGTGGCAGAGCCTCTTCTGAAGTACCATGTTAGCCTGGATTTCGTTTATAGCCATATGCCCCGGTCCTTCAATCATAACCTGCACATCCTTGGCCCAAGCCCTCTTTGTCAATTCTCCCAAAGTGATAAGCTCCTCTACCTGACATGCATCTGTTGCATCATGTATGCTTCCCGGTCTGCAGGCATCACCAAGGCTAATTGTAACATCATATTCCCTGCACACCTCTAAAAGATCATCAAAATATTCATAGAAGGGATTTTCGTTTCCTGTAAGCTCCATCCATGCATATATCAAAGAGCCGCCCCTCGAAACAATGTTAGTAAGCCTGCCATTTGTTTTGAGCCTCTGGGCAGTTTTTCTGTTTATGCCTGCATGGATAGTCATAAAGTCCACTCCATCCTCAGCATGGACCTTTACTACATCCAAAAGCTCTTTTACCGAAATCTCTCCCAAATCCTTATCAAGATGCCCTATGACATCATACATTGGAACAGTACCTATCATTGCTTTTGACATTCCAACAAGCTTACGTCTGAAATCCCTTGTCTTCCCATAAGAGCTCAAATCCATTATAGCTTCAGCTCCCATATCTATAGCCTTTCTTGCCTTTTCAATCTCGGGTTCAAAGTCTCTGCAGTCTCTTGATATTCCGAGATTTACATTGATTTTGGTTCTTAATCCTTCTCCAACGCCTTCAGGTTCAAGGCCTGTATGATTCTTATTTGCAGGAATAGCTATCCTTCCCTCTGCAACAAGCCCTATCAATCTATTAGGGTCCATGCCCTCTTTTTCAGCTACTTTTCTAATCTGCTCGGTTAATATGCCCTTTCTTGCGGCCTCCATTTGTGTTCTATATTCCATTTCAATTTACTCCCTTCATAATTTTCCTTGCTGAAGCGATTATCTCGCCAATATCATCTGCACCAACAATCTCAGTAACAAGGGCCACACATTTGGCTCCATGCTCCGCTACCTTTCCAAGATTGTGAAGCTTTATTCCTCCTATTGCCACAAAAGGAATTTTTACATTCTCTACAGCAAAATCAAGATATTCAAATCCAACAGGATCACATACATCCTTTTTGGTAAATGTTTTGAAAATAGGGCCTACACCTATATAATCCGCCCCGCCTTCAACGGCCTTTACCGCCTGCTGGGGTGAATGAGTGGAAACGCCGATAAGCATAGAATTACCCACAAGCTGCCTGGCTGCATAAAGTGGAAGATCGTCCTGTCCTATATGTACACCATCTGCCATAACGCTCTTTGCCAGTTCGATATGATCGTTAACTATAAAAGTTGCACCTGCTGCATAAGTCATCTCCCTTATCTTGATGCACTGGCGATACTTTTCCAGCATTGTTTTATCCTTTTCCCTGTATTGTATAAGCTTTATACCCGCTTCAAGCATTCGGGAAACCACTTCGATATTGTCTCTGCCCTTGGAATGTTCTTCTGCTGTCAGGCAGTAAATATCTGTCTTAAGGCAATCTACCCTTACAAAGGGCTTTAATGCCAGTGAAAACTCCTTCTCCACTGAGTAAAGTCCATACCTTATCTTTTCATATATTCTGGAAAGCTCATCTTTTCCCATGACCTTAAGCGTCTCTTCTATGCTTCTTACAGCTTCCTGTGCCCTTTTAAAATTGGCAGCCACAAGCTCCCTTATATCATTTTTTCCGTCCACTGCCAGTTTCTCTGATACTGATGGACCTATATCAGAATCCGAATCTCTATATTGGATAATGTCAAAGGCATATCCATTCATACTTTTTCTTATGTCATGTCTCAATGCTTTAAGCTTTGAAGTCAGCTCCCTGTTATTAAGGGAAAACCTTGATATATCCTCCAATACCCTTAAACCCTCTGACGCCCTGTTGATATTGGCATCAATCAGTCTCTCAAATCCTTCCACTTATATCACCTGCCTTAATTTTTGATATCTCGACGGAACTTTTTCATATGTACTGCCAGTCCTTAAATACCGGTTGAAAGCCCTTACCATACAGCATCTGCCTTATTTCCTCAACACTCCTGTCGTCGGATATTTCAAACTGTCCGTCACCGCGTTTTTCATTATATCCTCCAACCTCTGTAACCGAACCGGCAGACATTCGGGTAAGACCAAGTCCTACAAGGTTGTCTCTAAAGGAAGCCCTTTCCCTTGTAGAAACGGTTATCCCAACATGCCTTAAAAACAGCCTAGCCGCCAGCATTATTTGTACAAAGTCCCGATCTCCCACAGGAGAAGGCACCTCAAAACTGCCTGTATGAGGACGCATCCTCGGAATGGACAGACTTATTTCAACCTCTGAGTACTTGCCTGTAAGATAATGTGCATGCAAAGCAGTGTAAAATGCCTCTGTACGCCAGTTGCCAAGACCCATTAATGCACCGATTCCAACTGATCTCATACCGCTTCTGCAGCCTCTCTCAGGAGTATCCAATCGATAACGGAAATCTTTTTTTGGTCCTGATGGATGCATCGTCTTGTAAACATCTTCATCATATACCTCCTGGTAAATGGTAAGGCCGTCAACCCCACTGTTTACCAAAAGCCTGTAGTCCTCTTCATCAAGGGGATAAACCTCCAAAGATATGGACGTAAAATATTCAGCTATAATCTTTACGCAATCTCTAATATACTCTACAGGAGAATGTTTCCTGGATTCGCCTGTAAGAAGCAGGATATGCCTTATACCCATTTCAGATATGGCCTTTGCCTCAACCCTAAGCTCTTCCATTGTAAGCTTCCTTCTGTCCAGATCATTGTGAACATTAAATCCGCAGTACAAACAATTATTCACACAGTAGTTGGCCAGATACAGGGGTGCGTACAAAACCACTGCCCTTCCGAAATGCTGAAGGGTTATACGCTGTGCCTTTCTCGCCATTTCTTCCAGAAAGTCTGAGGCAGCAGGAGATATCAGGACAAGATAGTCGTCAATCGAAAAGATTTCCTTTGAAAGCACCCTATCTACTTCTTCTCTGCTCACACTTTGTATCCTCTCAAATACAACATTTTGTTTGTATTTTTGCAAAACATCATAAAAACTCATAATAATATCACCATCTATTCCTTAAAACTTCTACTATTTTTACTGCTGTTAACCGTTTAAGAAA
The genomic region above belongs to Pseudobacteroides sp. and contains:
- a CDS encoding AgrD family cyclic lactone autoinducer peptide, translating into MKKRLMFIVCVIIGVMATFVASISCYASIPFLSYQPKAPKSLIKE
- a CDS encoding YaiI/YqxD family protein translates to MNILVDADACPVKSIIIKIAREKNIKVFMFIDTSHIIDDGYSTTVTVDQGRDSVDIALINKVSKGDVVVTQDFGVAAMALAKGASALNQNGLIYSNDNIDRLLFERHISQKVRRSKGRVSGPRKRTKEDDERFEDALRRLIII
- a CDS encoding DNA topoisomerase 3, whose protein sequence is MGKNLYITEKPSVAASFADVLGVTVSKSDRARGYAESANAIISWCFGHLITMAFPDAYDTKYKEWKVEHLPIIPEEYKYIVIDDSGVKKQFETIKSLMLREDVDYIYSCTDSGREGEYIYRLVAAQSGCSKPSKRVWISSHTDDSIKKGIDEAKDLSAYDSLGISAYNRAIEDWLFGMNFSRIYTCQYGRMLSNLLKEGKSSVIAIGRVMTCVLGLVVDRELEIRNFVPKIHYGVVANFTSKTSNIEYKGKWQPKKPSKKKEDKDTQEEEKYITKEEAEELIEKLKDHEAAVKKVDIKVKNEQPPLLFNLAELQSEANKKFKLPVDRTLEIAQSLYEKKMISYPRTDSRVISTDVLTELPKILNGLFANSSYKDIVKRIKDFGELKVNKSSKRFVDDSKVTDHYAIIPTYVTTELSRLDSDTKNVYNLIVKRFLAIFYPPAEFNTVKVETEIAGEIFTTTAKTLKEPGWKEVYEVSTSKDEEDTSSSPIHKLVKKEPCSVNGFDLEEKETKPPPRYTDGSLIITMEKAGKFIENEELREQIKTCGIGTSATRSGIIKKLKDIKYINIHPKTQVVTPTLKGEAIVELVRLTAKELLNPSLTASWEKGLVMLENNETTEDIFREKLHNYITRTIDKVKRCNTGKINIINIVKEYSNK
- a CDS encoding peptidoglycan D,D-transpeptidase FtsI family protein, producing the protein MNRNNKIIHILVFICTIFFSLMVYLTYFQLFTGKKIESSPYNRRLQLKEDNTKRGNIYDANGRILAESTDVKGKWQRKYPYGSLYSHVIGYNSEVYGRALIEEKYNNYLLDISELRSVMGINSSLLQGKKVGNNMCLTIDHNLQKLANDLMGAKNGAVVAMNPRTGGVLAMVSKPGFDPNNRALTEKWKELVDSEDSPFLPRATQGLYAPGSTFKVAIAASALENGLEGLTFDDRGTVRIDGKNFDNSNKKAYGKIDLEKALVVSSNVAFSQIGVKLGEKNIRDMAQKIGIGKSISFDIPFKKSVFPYDNMGKTDMAAVAIGQGKMLVTPLHMAMLASSVANNGVMMKPLLVNRVVDPEGKEIKKWEPVKLGNTFSYDTAKKVKDMMVRVVKEGTGKSAAIKGVTVAGKTGTAENELTGSGANKEHAWFIGFAPAENPRIAVAVIVEYSGGSGGTVSAPIAGKLMNAYLRYD
- a CDS encoding accessory gene regulator B family protein; the encoded protein is MIEYLCVKIVDFLKGSMDGIDSDKEETLKYGLDILIYNALLLAFFFMLAALLGVIKPVVVSLSVYGSLRIAAGGAHAKTRTSCFVISNLTFFGAVFMAKYLVITSFIPAIIIFFINILAMVAYAPGDTFEKPIISKRIKYCRKLASGAVAVAVLAISFKVYDLDMVLYSVILFSNIPFILLLTPLGYKLLGCLHSNGEIEEC
- a CDS encoding FtsW/RodA/SpoVE family cell cycle protein, which translates into the protein MLKFLSLKRPVNMLVLANIVAFGLLYYYKKPYDKMVLIEGLVVTGLICLSYFFIAKKNMGDEYLFLVVSMLASLGVLMIYRLDQELGLKQILWLVVGIALFFVSYYIYGKIKTRDKLMFYYYSASMLLFVITLLIGSSINGSRNWIYIGGYSFQPSEIIKILFILTIACYFKSSEQLVVSFRDINIKYKIDKGKLLSKIAFFIMVYSFIGFLVLQKEWGTALLLFLIYFMILYTFDDDIKLLLLNGGAAAVGAAGGYFFVHHIKIRVDMWLNPWVDAAGKGYQITQSMFAIGAGGFFGRGIGLGNPHLIPEVKTDFIFSAICEEMGIFGGIAVILLYFLLVYRGFKIALYIKDLFKKLVAMGITLMFGFQTFIIIGGVIKFIPLTGITLPFISYGGSSLTSGFIALGILQALSKESYSGEEDIENE
- a CDS encoding sensor histidine kinase is translated as METIYPLLLNFSALFIQCMVLGTFVLFLFNKKVLRNRLLTFSFINTIANILPILLLPRTSYSETIFIAIYFASMILLLKFVLGLRLLYAILGTVVVFLLSAIVQYIVMAILNFSLQGFDLFAWAASSPLNSFIIRLLGTLLDLLAVLIIYYLKIKIQIPQDIYKKRKIAIILNTFIIAIIIIPDILFFETTLDKIPGELIVFNAVSVFILLILGTYSSIKFGELETAKKELEFQRLYNKTLDDLTDNLRGFKHEFNNVLSCIQGYLYVDDVNGLKTYLSQIQNEARVINNMEPLNSYVKNNPAIYGLLLSKVSYAQVRNINFNVRVFSKMDPRNVKLLDFCKLLGILLDNALEAAADSDKKYVELLVKEDNHSGSMIIEIINSFSGSPDIEKIFDKGFTTKGEHKGFGLWELNRIINQNSSNAKLTTSISGSLFIQKIAIF
- a CDS encoding HesA/MoeB/ThiF family protein codes for the protein MDKSNTNSTTENYKALRYSRQLILDGFGLEGQEKLKRAKILVAGSGGLGSPVLLYLAAAGVGNIGIVDFDTVTISNLNRQVLHFTEDIGKRKTDSSEEKITKLNPEIKIVKHNTRIDIDNVQDIISGYDVVIDATDNFTARYLISDCCYFLKKPLIEGAAVALDGILMTIIPGKTPCYRCLYPYPPEDGVLPTCSDMGILGAVTGVIGSMQALEAIKLVVGIGENVTGRILTFDALASSFREVNWARRESCPLCGKEPRITELVQYEVKCKLKGMD
- a CDS encoding FHA domain-containing protein, whose protein sequence is MFEILSSLLKYIFVTVIYLFIYGVIRLIYLDIKSASSQNFQIKKNTPYLKLINIREHFDFKVEEIYMLGKDVDIGRSSKNKIAVKDPYMSTRHARFSIKDGKYFIEDLGSTNGTFVNGKDLKNIRQPLKDGDKIRIGQVDFLFVSGE